The proteins below come from a single Chryseobacterium bernardetii genomic window:
- a CDS encoding DUF1573 domain-containing protein: MKKLIAGIALFGTFALASAQTITFDKTTFDYGTIKPSSDGTRFFTVTNTGDKPLIISNVKPSCGCTTPEFSQDPIMPGKSAKIKVGYNTALTGGFNKMIEVFSNDPANSRSVIYIKGNVDANAPEPKVLTPAEQKEAAKAEKKAAKIAKKAAAK; the protein is encoded by the coding sequence ATGAAGAAATTAATCGCAGGAATTGCATTATTCGGAACATTTGCTCTTGCATCTGCACAAACTATTACGTTTGATAAAACTACTTTCGACTATGGTACAATTAAACCTAGTTCTGATGGTACAAGATTCTTTACAGTAACAAACACCGGTGATAAGCCTTTGATCATTTCAAATGTAAAACCATCTTGTGGATGTACAACTCCTGAATTTAGCCAGGATCCGATCATGCCGGGAAAATCTGCTAAGATCAAAGTTGGATATAACACAGCTCTTACAGGAGGTTTCAACAAAATGATTGAGGTTTTCTCTAACGACCCTGCCAACAGCAGAAGCGTAATCTACATCAAAGGAAACGTAGATGCTAACGCTCCTGAGCCAAAAGTATTAACTCCTGCTGAACAGAAAGAAGCTGCTAAAGCTGAGAAAAAGGCTGCAAAAATTGCTAAAAAAGCTGCTGCGAAATAA
- a CDS encoding polyphosphate kinase 2 family protein, which translates to MDTNFSDDFKVNGKFSIKKTSTSYKGKLTKEEGEQMLIQEKEKLRELQEKLYADGSQSLLVVLQAMDAAGKDSMIEHVFGGVNPQGCNVTSFKTPSPKEYSHDFLWRHYLALPQKGMIGIFNRSHYESVLVCKVHPEYNLSEKTWSSVKDFDSKFWENRYESIRNFEKHLSQNGTTVVKIFLNVSKDEQKKRLLDRIDEQEKNWKFSAGDLPERALFDQYMEAYETAINETSKDYAPWYVLPADNKWFARVAAIQIIIDTLEKMHLKYPQLTEKDRLELQEAKKQLESE; encoded by the coding sequence ATGGACACTAATTTCTCAGATGACTTTAAGGTAAACGGAAAATTTTCAATAAAAAAAACTTCAACTTCTTATAAAGGTAAGCTTACAAAAGAAGAAGGGGAACAAATGCTGATTCAGGAGAAAGAAAAACTCCGTGAACTGCAGGAAAAATTATATGCTGACGGAAGCCAGTCTCTGCTGGTTGTATTGCAGGCTATGGATGCAGCAGGAAAAGACAGTATGATAGAGCATGTTTTCGGAGGAGTGAATCCGCAGGGATGCAATGTAACGAGTTTTAAAACACCAAGTCCGAAAGAATATTCCCATGATTTTCTGTGGAGGCATTATCTGGCACTTCCACAGAAAGGAATGATCGGAATTTTTAACCGTTCCCATTATGAAAGTGTTCTCGTATGCAAAGTACACCCTGAATATAACCTGAGTGAAAAAACATGGTCTTCAGTAAAAGACTTTGACAGCAAATTCTGGGAAAACAGATATGAAAGTATCCGGAATTTCGAAAAACACCTTTCGCAAAACGGAACAACGGTAGTAAAAATCTTTTTGAACGTATCCAAAGACGAGCAGAAAAAAAGGCTTTTAGACAGAATTGACGAACAGGAAAAAAACTGGAAATTCTCTGCAGGAGATCTTCCCGAAAGAGCATTATTTGATCAGTATATGGAAGCTTATGAAACCGCTATTAATGAAACATCAAAGGATTATGCACCTTGGTATGTACTTCCTGCCGACAATAAGTGGTTTGCAAGAGTTGCCGCTATACAAATTATCATAGACACTTTGGAAAAAATGCATCTTAAGTATCCCCAGCTTACAGAAAAAGACAGACTGGAATTACAGGAAGCAAAAAAACAATTGGAAAGTGAATAA
- a CDS encoding AMP-binding protein, with translation MPLSYVYGTSEVPLLGQTIGGNLKSTVEKFPNQEALVCVHQGYRATYQEFYNQTTAVSKALLFLGAKAGDRIGIWSSNRYEWVLLQYATARIGTILVNINPAYRTHELTYVLNQSEVRFIFSSLSFKTSNYKEMVEYAKEVCPALEHEIFFDDNWEDFVNNGQEISDEVLHSFEEHVQFDDPVNIQYTSGTTGFPKGVTLSHHNILNNGYFIGIRLKYTEKDRVCIPVPFYHCFGMVIGNICCTAHGACMIIPNDSFDPDLTLKAVSEEKCTSLYGVPTMFIAELAVKDFDSYDFSSLRTGVMAGSVCPPEIMKKVESLMNIKEMSICYGMTETSPVSTQTLIGTPLDKQVSTVGTVQDHLEIKIIDENGKILKRGEHGELCTRGYSVMLKYWNDPENTKKVLDDARWMHTGDMAVMDKDGYITISGRIKDLIIRGGENISPKEIEDFLYTYTNILDVQIIGVPSEKFGEEVMAWVKVRKGFTITEQELLDYCKGRIAHYKVPKYWKFVDEFPMTISGKIRKVEMREISMKELGLESHKA, from the coding sequence ATGCCTTTATCATACGTTTATGGAACATCTGAGGTTCCATTATTAGGACAGACTATTGGTGGAAACCTTAAAAGCACTGTCGAAAAATTTCCCAACCAAGAAGCTCTTGTCTGTGTTCATCAGGGTTACAGGGCTACCTACCAGGAATTTTACAATCAAACAACCGCAGTTTCCAAAGCTTTACTGTTTTTAGGAGCAAAAGCAGGAGACAGAATAGGAATCTGGTCTTCTAACCGTTATGAATGGGTCCTTCTGCAATATGCTACAGCCAGGATCGGAACTATTTTAGTGAATATCAACCCGGCTTACAGAACCCATGAACTTACGTATGTACTCAATCAGTCTGAAGTCCGTTTTATTTTTTCTTCCTTAAGCTTTAAAACCAGTAACTACAAAGAAATGGTAGAGTATGCCAAGGAAGTTTGTCCTGCTTTGGAACATGAAATTTTCTTTGATGATAACTGGGAAGACTTCGTAAATAACGGCCAGGAAATTTCCGATGAGGTTCTTCACAGCTTCGAAGAACATGTACAGTTTGACGATCCTGTCAACATTCAATATACATCAGGAACTACAGGCTTCCCTAAAGGAGTTACGCTTTCCCATCACAATATTTTAAATAACGGATATTTTATTGGTATCCGATTGAAATATACAGAAAAAGACCGGGTATGCATTCCTGTTCCTTTCTATCACTGCTTTGGAATGGTAATCGGGAATATATGCTGTACAGCCCACGGTGCCTGCATGATAATCCCTAATGACAGTTTTGATCCTGATCTTACGTTAAAAGCAGTTTCTGAAGAAAAATGTACATCTCTTTACGGCGTTCCTACCATGTTTATTGCTGAACTTGCTGTAAAAGATTTTGACTCGTATGATTTCTCAAGTTTAAGGACCGGTGTTATGGCCGGCTCTGTATGCCCTCCGGAAATTATGAAGAAAGTGGAAAGCCTTATGAATATTAAAGAAATGAGCATCTGCTATGGAATGACAGAAACTTCCCCGGTGTCTACACAAACTTTAATAGGAACTCCATTAGACAAACAGGTCAGTACAGTAGGAACTGTTCAGGATCACCTCGAAATAAAAATTATTGACGAAAATGGAAAAATCCTGAAACGTGGTGAACATGGTGAGCTTTGTACAAGAGGCTACTCTGTGATGCTGAAATACTGGAATGATCCCGAAAACACTAAAAAAGTACTGGACGATGCCCGGTGGATGCATACCGGCGACATGGCTGTAATGGATAAAGATGGCTATATTACCATTTCCGGAAGAATTAAAGATCTGATCATCCGTGGCGGGGAAAATATTTCTCCTAAAGAAATTGAAGACTTCTTATACACTTACACTAATATTCTGGATGTTCAGATCATTGGAGTGCCAAGTGAAAAATTTGGAGAAGAAGTGATGGCATGGGTAAAAGTAAGGAAAGGCTTTACGATTACAGAACAGGAGTTATTAGACTACTGTAAAGGGAGAATTGCCCACTATAAAGTTCCTAAATACTGGAAATTTGTGGATGAATTCCCAATGACCATTTCCGGGAAAATAAGAAAAGTGGAAATGAGGGAGATTTCTATGAAAGAATTAGGATTGGAAAGCCACAAAGCTTAA
- the rpoN gene encoding RNA polymerase factor sigma-54, with amino-acid sequence MLKQHLQLKLGQKLAPQQIQLMKLIQLHTLEFEEELERELEENPALEIVKEDSKEDEYSSLEDAYQDEGTESIETDFDVNEYLYDDEPSYKTASSNYSPDDEEFDNESLLTEGQSLYDYLTEQIHLVNISEEDLRIAEYLIGNLDTDGYLRREIKSIVDDLAFSQGIYTTKEKVDDILENYVQKLDPPGVGARGLQECLLLQIEKKVSSDKAVSLAANILRYQFDALTNKHYNKIIQKYDIEEEDLKDALEEISKLSPKVGGNFDTQTITINQEIIPDFVIQVKDGQVIPMLNSKNAPTLRVSEEYKDILTTYSHDKNSSEHKQAALFIKQKLDAAKWYIDAINQRQNTLLQTITAIVKFQKDYFITGDEKSLKPMILKDVADITGFDISTISRVVKSKYADTPNGIVYLKDLFSDSLTNDDGEEVSTKEIKTHLQEVIDKENKRKPLTDDALVVILKEQGYNIARRTIAKYREQLNIPVARLRKEL; translated from the coding sequence ATGCTTAAACAACACTTACAACTCAAATTAGGACAGAAGCTGGCCCCTCAGCAGATCCAGTTAATGAAGCTTATTCAGCTTCATACTCTTGAATTTGAAGAGGAGTTGGAGAGAGAGTTAGAAGAAAACCCTGCTTTGGAAATTGTAAAGGAGGATTCTAAGGAAGACGAGTATTCTTCCCTGGAAGATGCTTATCAGGATGAGGGTACAGAAAGCATTGAAACAGATTTCGACGTTAACGAATATCTTTACGACGATGAACCTAGCTATAAAACCGCATCCAGCAACTACTCTCCGGATGATGAAGAATTTGACAATGAAAGTCTTTTAACCGAAGGACAGTCATTATATGATTATCTTACTGAACAGATTCACCTGGTTAATATCAGTGAAGAAGATCTGAGAATTGCAGAATACCTGATCGGTAACCTTGATACAGACGGATATCTGAGAAGAGAAATCAAATCTATTGTAGATGACCTTGCTTTCTCACAGGGAATTTATACTACCAAAGAAAAAGTAGATGATATCCTTGAGAACTATGTTCAGAAGCTGGATCCGCCTGGAGTGGGAGCAAGAGGCCTTCAGGAATGTTTATTATTACAGATCGAAAAGAAAGTAAGCTCTGATAAAGCTGTTTCCTTAGCTGCCAATATTCTGAGATATCAGTTTGATGCTTTGACCAATAAGCATTACAATAAGATCATTCAGAAATATGACATTGAGGAAGAAGATCTGAAGGATGCATTAGAGGAGATTTCAAAACTATCACCAAAAGTAGGTGGAAATTTTGATACCCAAACCATTACCATCAACCAGGAAATTATTCCGGATTTTGTTATTCAGGTGAAGGATGGACAGGTTATTCCGATGCTTAACAGTAAAAATGCTCCAACGTTAAGGGTTTCCGAAGAATACAAAGATATTCTTACCACGTATTCACACGATAAAAACTCTTCTGAACACAAGCAGGCTGCATTGTTTATCAAGCAGAAGTTAGATGCTGCGAAATGGTATATTGATGCCATTAACCAGCGTCAGAACACTTTGCTGCAGACCATTACAGCTATTGTTAAATTCCAGAAAGATTATTTTATTACCGGTGATGAAAAATCTCTGAAGCCAATGATCTTGAAGGATGTGGCAGATATTACCGGCTTTGATATCTCTACAATTTCAAGAGTGGTAAAAAGTAAATATGCAGATACACCAAACGGTATTGTTTACCTTAAGGATCTGTTCTCAGACAGTTTAACCAATGATGACGGGGAAGAGGTTTCCACTAAAGAGATTAAAACCCACCTTCAGGAAGTTATTGATAAAGAAAATAAGAGAAAACCACTTACGGATGATGCATTAGTGGTGATCTTAAAAGAACAGGGCTATAATATTGCCAGAAGAACGATTGCAAAATATCGTGAACAGCTCAATATTCCTGTTGCCAGATTAAGAAAAGAACTTTAA
- a CDS encoding MFS transporter codes for MPEFDLDSFKKTWQEQPVQPKYDNSEILQMLNKKSRNYVKYIFWISVFEFLFFSVLGLFYFFQDDESDGFRKILEKLGTHEAPEVENNFGHFYLAIKILSVLITAYFVLKFYQNYRKIKIEENLKGLITRIINFKKTVNAFILISIVLLLAFTFVLVAFIFYTLNSQNIQPSGSDLTVIIVAITISTLLAISMIWVYYRLVYGSIIKKLDKNLKQLREIDSQEN; via the coding sequence ATGCCTGAATTTGATTTAGATAGCTTTAAAAAGACATGGCAGGAACAACCTGTACAGCCAAAATATGATAACAGCGAGATTCTTCAGATGCTGAATAAAAAATCACGTAATTATGTAAAGTATATTTTCTGGATCAGTGTTTTTGAATTCCTGTTCTTTTCTGTTTTGGGCTTATTCTACTTCTTTCAGGATGACGAGTCTGATGGATTCCGTAAAATACTTGAAAAACTGGGCACCCATGAAGCACCTGAAGTAGAAAATAATTTCGGACACTTTTATTTAGCTATTAAAATTCTAAGCGTCTTAATTACCGCTTATTTTGTTCTGAAGTTCTATCAGAATTACCGTAAAATAAAAATTGAGGAAAATCTTAAAGGGCTTATTACGAGAATCATTAACTTCAAAAAAACAGTCAATGCTTTTATTCTGATCAGTATTGTATTATTGCTTGCATTTACTTTTGTATTGGTTGCTTTTATATTTTACACCTTAAATTCTCAAAATATACAGCCATCCGGATCTGATCTTACTGTTATTATTGTAGCCATTACCATCAGTACCTTATTGGCTATATCAATGATCTGGGTATATTACAGGCTGGTGTATGGAAGTATCATCAAAAAACTTGATAAAAATTTAAAACAGCTTAGAGAGATAGATTCTCAGGAAAATTAG
- a CDS encoding RNA polymerase sigma factor: MDSREKEFAQLIKDNQGLIIKVSRLYTNSLEDEEDLFQEIVLQLWRSYDSFKGNSKISTWMYRVALNTAITLFRKKSKSLPTNELDIDHKDFVEDDDEKQQQISLLYTVIKTLPNVERAIVMMYLDDLPYKDIAENLGITEVNARVKMNRLKKTLKEQMEKYA, from the coding sequence ATGGATTCCAGAGAAAAAGAATTTGCGCAGCTCATCAAAGATAATCAGGGTCTGATTATTAAAGTATCGCGCTTATACACCAATTCGCTGGAAGACGAAGAGGATCTTTTCCAGGAAATCGTATTACAGCTTTGGAGAAGTTATGATTCGTTCAAAGGAAATTCCAAGATTTCAACATGGATGTACCGTGTAGCGCTTAATACAGCCATTACCCTCTTTAGAAAAAAAAGCAAAAGCCTTCCTACCAATGAGCTGGACATCGACCACAAGGATTTTGTGGAGGATGATGATGAAAAACAGCAACAGATCTCGCTTTTGTATACTGTAATCAAGACTCTTCCTAATGTAGAAAGAGCCATTGTCATGATGTATCTTGACGATCTGCCTTACAAGGACATTGCAGAAAACCTCGGAATTACTGAAGTTAATGCCCGCGTGAAAATGAACAGATTAAAGAAAACCCTTAAAGAACAGATGGAAAAATATGCCTGA